The following proteins come from a genomic window of Methanobacterium sp.:
- the cdhA gene encoding CO dehydrogenase/acetyl-CoA synthase complex subunit epsilon, whose amino-acid sequence MAPEQNSKAKKFKDDFWKSKNIKISIGDVVEKEGDIPESDTPMGPTPKPHVTDLRSWDMKLLSRYEPFYAPFCDMCCLCTFGKCDLLDKKGACGIDSKAQQARIVLLACNIGTAAHAGHSRHLVHHLIEELGEDFPIDLGLNIDIEAPLTRTIIGKKPQYLSDLEETLSYVEQQLSHLLSACHTGQEGSYLDFESKALHSGVMDDLAREVGDIAQIVALNMPKGDGDAPLVEMGVGTIDSTKPVVLCIGHNVLPGSNIMDYLDETGQEEDFEVCGICCAAIDISRYNDRAKVVGPLSRQLKFIRSGVADVIIVDEQCIRTDVLEEAQKKNTAVIATTDKMCLGLPDMTDEDPDLIVSKLLNKEIEGALILDSDKVGEVSVKVAKILAPERQKLKLLPELDDVQNMALECTECGWCNRVCPNDKPMMEAVVAAGKGDFSGFEKLYLNDVCYSCGRCEQECERELPLMSMLAKAGEKLAKTEKFNIRAGRGPVQDVEIRRVGAPIVLGDIPGVIAIVGCSNYPDGGKEVAEMAKEFLERNYIVVATGCGAMSIGEYTDDEGKTLYERYSGDFESRGLLNIGSCVSNAHISGACIKIANIFAKKPLEGNFEEIADYILNRVGACGVAWGAYSQKAAAIATGVNRWGIPAVVGPHGSKYRRLYLGRTDKKENWKIKDMRTGKIMDGEPAPEHLIYAAENMAEATVMTAKLCIRPTDTGKGRQIKLNHYIDLYKKYYGELPPDIHLFVRNEKDIPITYKKDVKEILDKVGWEPREIPQEPSLMGMGDD is encoded by the coding sequence GATATTCCTGAATCGGACACTCCAATGGGACCCACTCCCAAACCTCATGTCACTGATCTAAGATCGTGGGATATGAAACTACTTAGTAGGTATGAACCATTTTACGCACCTTTCTGTGACATGTGCTGCTTATGTACCTTCGGAAAATGTGACTTACTTGACAAGAAAGGAGCTTGTGGAATCGATTCTAAAGCTCAACAAGCCCGTATAGTTCTTTTAGCTTGTAATATTGGAACTGCGGCCCATGCAGGTCATTCTAGACATTTAGTCCACCATCTAATTGAAGAATTAGGTGAAGATTTCCCTATTGATTTAGGATTAAATATAGATATTGAAGCTCCCCTCACAAGGACAATTATTGGTAAAAAACCTCAATATCTAAGTGACTTGGAAGAAACTTTGAGTTACGTAGAGCAACAATTATCTCATCTCTTGTCTGCATGTCATACTGGGCAAGAAGGAAGTTATTTAGATTTTGAATCGAAAGCTCTTCATTCCGGAGTTATGGATGATCTGGCCCGTGAAGTTGGTGATATAGCTCAAATTGTAGCCTTAAACATGCCTAAAGGGGACGGTGACGCTCCTTTAGTGGAGATGGGTGTGGGCACAATTGACTCTACAAAACCAGTGGTCTTATGTATTGGACATAACGTTCTGCCCGGTTCTAATATAATGGACTATTTGGATGAAACTGGGCAAGAAGAGGATTTTGAGGTATGTGGTATTTGCTGTGCTGCAATAGACATATCCAGATACAATGATAGGGCTAAAGTAGTTGGTCCCCTCTCAAGGCAGTTGAAATTCATTCGCAGTGGAGTGGCAGATGTAATTATAGTTGATGAGCAGTGTATCCGGACTGATGTTCTGGAAGAGGCTCAAAAGAAAAACACAGCAGTTATTGCTACTACTGACAAGATGTGTTTGGGACTGCCAGATATGACTGATGAAGATCCAGATTTAATTGTATCTAAACTATTAAATAAAGAGATTGAAGGAGCTTTGATACTGGATTCTGACAAAGTTGGAGAAGTATCAGTCAAAGTAGCTAAAATTTTAGCGCCTGAACGACAAAAACTTAAATTATTACCTGAACTGGATGATGTTCAGAACATGGCTCTTGAATGCACTGAATGCGGCTGGTGTAACCGAGTTTGCCCTAATGATAAGCCAATGATGGAGGCAGTCGTAGCAGCAGGAAAAGGTGATTTTTCTGGATTTGAAAAACTTTACCTTAACGATGTATGCTACTCCTGTGGTAGATGTGAACAGGAATGTGAAAGAGAACTTCCCCTCATGTCCATGCTGGCCAAGGCAGGGGAAAAACTAGCTAAGACTGAAAAATTCAACATCCGTGCTGGAAGAGGTCCAGTGCAAGATGTGGAAATAAGACGTGTAGGAGCACCAATAGTTTTAGGCGATATTCCTGGAGTTATTGCTATTGTAGGTTGTTCTAATTATCCTGATGGTGGTAAAGAAGTCGCTGAAATGGCAAAAGAATTTTTAGAACGTAATTATATTGTGGTTGCCACGGGATGTGGGGCCATGTCCATTGGCGAATACACAGATGACGAAGGAAAAACCCTATATGAAAGATACAGTGGGGATTTTGAATCTAGAGGATTACTCAACATAGGATCTTGTGTTTCAAACGCCCATATATCTGGTGCTTGTATAAAAATTGCCAACATATTTGCCAAAAAACCATTGGAAGGTAATTTCGAGGAAATAGCAGATTATATATTAAACAGGGTAGGTGCATGTGGTGTTGCATGGGGTGCATACAGTCAAAAAGCAGCAGCTATTGCTACTGGTGTAAACCGGTGGGGAATACCAGCAGTTGTAGGGCCTCATGGATCCAAATATCGTCGATTATATTTGGGAAGGACTGATAAAAAAGAAAACTGGAAAATTAAGGATATGCGGACTGGAAAAATTATGGATGGTGAACCTGCACCAGAACATCTGATCTATGCCGCAGAAAACATGGCAGAAGCAACTGTAATGACAGCTAAACTTTGTATAAGGCCTACTGACACTGGTAAAGGGCGTCAAATAAAGTTAAACCACTATATTGATCTTTATAAAAAGTATTATGGTGAATTGCCTCCAGATATTCACCTATTCGTCCGAAACGAAAAAGATATTCCAATAACCTACAAGAAAGATGTCAAAGAAATACTGGATAAAGTTGGATGGGAGCCTAGAGAAATACCTCAAGAGCCATCTTTAATGGGAATGGGGGATGATTAA
- a CDS encoding AAA family ATPase, with protein sequence MIIAVSGKGGTGKTLISSLLIKSLSDTKQDILAIDADPDSNLPESLGIDVQKTVGDVREELKEDTAKGRIPTGMNKWDILDYKIMESIIETPKFDLLAMGRPEGSGCYCAVNNMLRRIIENLSSNYDVIIIDTEAGLEHLSRRTTQNVDVMLVVTDKSKRGMLTAKRIGKLADDLDIKFKELYLVLNRVKDDTKDEILQKAKETGLEIVGVIHEDEEVTKFDIEGRPLVELPNESNTVKAVSKILSRIKSN encoded by the coding sequence GTGATAATTGCAGTAAGTGGTAAAGGCGGAACTGGGAAAACCCTGATTTCATCCCTCCTCATCAAATCATTATCTGATACAAAACAAGATATTCTGGCAATAGACGCTGATCCTGACAGTAACTTGCCCGAATCTTTGGGAATAGATGTACAAAAAACAGTGGGAGATGTGAGGGAAGAATTAAAAGAAGACACTGCCAAGGGAAGAATACCTACAGGAATGAACAAGTGGGACATCCTTGATTATAAAATAATGGAATCAATCATTGAAACTCCTAAATTTGACCTCCTAGCAATGGGAAGGCCTGAAGGCAGCGGATGTTATTGCGCCGTGAATAACATGCTCCGTAGAATAATCGAAAACTTATCATCCAATTACGATGTGATCATCATTGACACTGAGGCTGGACTGGAACATTTAAGCCGCCGAACCACTCAAAATGTGGACGTAATGTTAGTAGTCACTGATAAATCTAAAAGAGGAATGCTCACTGCTAAGAGGATTGGAAAACTGGCCGATGACCTTGACATCAAATTTAAAGAATTGTATTTGGTCTTAAACAGGGTTAAGGATGACACTAAAGATGAAATCCTGCAAAAAGCTAAGGAAACTGGTTTGGAAATAGTGGGAGTAATTCATGAGGATGAAGAAGTAACTAAGTTTGATATTGAAGGAAGGCCTTTAGTGGAACTTCCCAATGAATCTAATACTGTAAAGGCAGTATCAAAGATATTATCTCGCATCAAAAGTAATTAA
- the cdhC gene encoding CO dehydrogenase/CO-methylating acetyl-CoA synthase complex subunit beta, translated as MFEDIPVDVSPMYEGERIRSANMFVELAGPKSMGAELVQVEDDVEDGKIEVIGPELSDMNQGDVHPFGVLIEIQGEHLEKELEGVIERRTHELSNYVKGFMHLNQRDAIWCRVSNEALEAGFKLEHLGKTLAILFKEEFPLIESIAISILTEPAKVEEFVLKAQEEYQKRDSRARELSDEDVDVFYGCVMCQSFAPTHVCVVTPDRTALCGAINWFDCRAAAKMDPEGPIFEVEKGDLLDDVKGEYTNVNSVVMEKSQGTVERVFLHSVFEYPHTSCGCFEAVAFYIPELDGIGIVDRDFRGETPLGIPFSAMAGQCSGGKQVEGFTGLSLEYMRSPKFLQADGGFERIVWLPKEIKDSLDDYIPEHLRDTIATEENGSTIKEIRSFLEEKGHPILERIKTTSSEVPEEEVTVEEEIPEEFNEMEMEGVPMAPVAYAPELTVPSSGGVKIIFKNAKVYAEKVIIKKK; from the coding sequence ATGTTTGAAGATATACCTGTTGATGTAAGCCCCATGTACGAGGGGGAACGTATCAGATCAGCCAATATGTTTGTGGAACTTGCCGGACCAAAATCTATGGGTGCAGAATTGGTACAAGTCGAGGATGACGTTGAAGATGGCAAAATTGAAGTTATAGGGCCGGAATTGAGTGATATGAATCAAGGAGATGTTCATCCTTTCGGTGTTCTGATTGAAATCCAAGGTGAACACTTGGAAAAGGAACTGGAAGGAGTTATTGAACGACGGACCCACGAACTTAGTAACTATGTAAAAGGATTTATGCACCTCAACCAGAGAGACGCAATTTGGTGCCGTGTTAGTAACGAAGCCCTTGAAGCAGGTTTTAAACTGGAACATTTGGGTAAAACCCTTGCGATTCTCTTCAAAGAAGAATTTCCACTGATTGAATCCATAGCTATTAGTATTCTAACAGAACCAGCAAAAGTTGAAGAATTTGTTTTGAAAGCCCAGGAAGAATATCAAAAACGGGATTCCAGAGCTCGTGAACTCTCTGATGAGGATGTGGATGTATTCTACGGCTGTGTCATGTGCCAATCATTTGCACCCACCCATGTTTGCGTGGTAACACCAGACAGAACTGCATTATGTGGTGCTATTAATTGGTTTGACTGCAGAGCAGCTGCAAAAATGGATCCCGAAGGCCCTATATTTGAAGTTGAAAAAGGCGACCTTCTTGATGATGTTAAAGGGGAGTATACAAATGTCAACTCTGTAGTAATGGAAAAATCCCAAGGAACAGTTGAAAGAGTTTTTTTACACAGTGTGTTTGAATATCCTCACACTTCTTGTGGCTGTTTTGAGGCAGTTGCCTTTTACATCCCTGAACTCGACGGTATTGGTATAGTTGACCGTGATTTCCGTGGAGAAACACCTCTGGGAATACCATTCTCTGCAATGGCCGGGCAATGTTCTGGAGGTAAACAAGTGGAAGGATTCACTGGTCTTAGCTTGGAGTACATGCGTTCACCCAAATTTTTGCAAGCAGATGGTGGGTTTGAACGGATAGTCTGGCTTCCAAAAGAGATTAAAGATTCTTTAGATGATTATATACCTGAACATCTCCGAGACACAATTGCTACTGAGGAAAATGGTTCTACAATCAAAGAGATCAGAAGTTTCTTAGAAGAAAAGGGACATCCAATTTTAGAAAGAATCAAGACCACTTCATCAGAAGTTCCTGAAGAAGAAGTCACAGTTGAAGAGGAAATTCCTGAAGAATTTAATGAAATGGAAATGGAAGGGGTGCCAATGGCTCCTGTTGCATATGCTCCTGAATTAACTGTTCCATCTTCAGGTGGAGTTAAAATCATCTTCAAAAATGCTAAAGTATACGCAGAAAAGGTGATCATAAAGAAAAAATGA
- the cdhB gene encoding CO dehydrogenase/acetyl-CoA synthase complex subunit epsilon — protein MSNERIIPYQPTVIAGPKQALLVTPETAELMIKKAKRPLLILGPLVKEEPLLSFASNIAEKWNLPVVTTADAYKPFNDKGLNPTSYGVVEIVNLLKDPEWKGVNDEGQHDLVIFLGCVYYIGSQGLSTLKHYAPHLKTLTICKFFHSNADASFPNMKDEEWFKYLKKMGTA, from the coding sequence ATGTCAAATGAAAGAATTATACCATATCAACCTACAGTTATTGCAGGACCTAAACAGGCTTTACTGGTAACTCCAGAAACAGCTGAACTTATGATCAAAAAAGCTAAAAGGCCCCTTCTTATTTTAGGGCCTTTGGTAAAAGAGGAACCTCTTCTTAGTTTTGCCAGTAACATAGCAGAAAAATGGAACCTACCTGTAGTTACCACAGCAGACGCATACAAACCATTTAATGACAAAGGACTTAACCCAACATCATATGGGGTTGTTGAGATAGTTAATCTATTAAAAGACCCTGAATGGAAGGGTGTAAATGATGAAGGTCAGCATGATCTGGTTATATTTTTAGGATGTGTATATTACATAGGTTCACAAGGGCTTTCAACTCTCAAACACTATGCACCTCACTTAAAAACTTTAACTATCTGTAAATTTTTCCATTCTAACGCAGATGCATCATTCCCCAATATGAAAGATGAAGAATGGTTTAAATATCTTAAAAAGATGGGTACAGCCTGA